From the Sphingobacteruim zhuxiongii genome, the window TTTTCCATCGATCATGTCATCAAAGATATACTTGCCATCGGCATCAAGACCTAAGGATTTCCAGCCAAAGAAGGTGCCGACTTCTCTTCCTTCTTCGAGGATATGAGTCGTTGTATGCGCAGCTCCACGTACAGCAGCAGATCCTAATTTAATCGAGGATGTCGAGAAGTTCGCATTTGATAATTTGGTGACTTCGTTTTTATTGCGTGCAAAATTGACAGACACATTCCATTTGAAGTTTTCTTTAGAAATAGGGGTGCCATTTAGCAATACCTCGACGCCTCGATTTGACATGGAGCCTACGTTGGCAATCATCGAAGGATATAAGAAAGGAGGGACAGGCACTTGATACATATAGAGCAAGTCGTTTGTATTCTTGTTATAGTATTCGACAGTTCCACTCAACCGTCCTTTTAGCATTGAAAAATCAATTCCAACATTGAACATTGCCGTTTCTTCCCATTTTAAATCTGGATTCGCATTTTGACCGATTTGGTAAGCTTGATACCAACTTCCATTGTCATAATAACGACCACTTGCAGCATAAAGCTCCAATGTTTGGTATGGATTCAAACCATCCTGATTACCGATTACACCGTATCCGGCTCTTAATTTTAAGTCGTCAAAGAGTTCTTGTTTTACAAACGGCTCGCGAAGGATATTCCATGCGGCCGATACCGAAGGGAATAATCCCCATTTGTGGTTTTTTCCAAACTTGGAGGAGCCATCACGTCGCAAGGTGGCACTCAATACATAGCGCTCATCATATGAATAGTTTGCTCTTCCGAAAAATGAAATCAGCTTATTCATATTTGCGCCAGACCACACATCACCAGCTCGCAATACTTCGCCCGCCGAGAGGTTATTGTACTCGAAAAAGTCGGTCACAAATTGTCTTGATTGAGCTCCTGCATTTTGGTAATGATTGTCTTCATAGGAGTATCCTCCTAAAACCGAAAGGTTGTGGAGCGATTCGGATTTTAAAGAATATTCCAAGGTTGTTTCTAGTAGCGTGCGATCGTTTGTCCAAGATTGTCTGGATGCAAAGCCACCATCGTCTCTTCCGCTTTCTGTTTCGGAATGATTGTATGCGCCATAGTCATTTGTTCCGCGTTCTCGGAGTACATTTACACGCCCAATTAAATTGGATAGGATATTGATTTTTCCCTGTGCATTTAAGAAATAGCGACTCTCTTTGTTGTCGATACTGTTGTACGTTAGATTTCTAACGGGATTTCCTTCATCGTAGCCGCGGCTGTCGAACCAAGTCCCATCATCATTCTTTACAGGGTATACAGGAAGCATGTTATAGGCTAATACGAAATTTCTGTCGTTCGTCGGGCTATAGTCTCTCTGTGTTATTCCACCAATTAGCGATATTTCGAGCTTATTGTCCATTGCTTTCTGTGTAAAAGCTAAGCGGCCGTTAAGAAGTTTTAAGTCGTTTCCTATAGCAAGTCCTTGACGATCCAAGTAATTCATGGACCCTCTGTACACACTATTATCGTTACCGCCAGAAACGGATAGACTATGATTTTGGGACACACCAGTCCTTAAGATTTCATCAAACCAGTCTGTATTTGCGCCTTTATCAAGCCCCGATACATTGAGGTTATTTTCTTTTACGTATGTTCTCCATCCATCGGCACTTAACATTTTTGGCTTATTGCTGACCTTGTCAACACCTG encodes:
- a CDS encoding TonB-dependent receptor — protein: MKIPWKREQLMFFFKTLIVMKILTLICAFTLLHASTVLSQQVNFRMKNASIDQVLLRISKEVNYDLVFDSKIFLGQKKLDVEFKNTTVKNALNQIFTNRPFTYEIVNEVIVIRKKEAEKAKTTSLNRQQQIIKGRVTDPSNNPLSAVTVVIKNSQTASSTDAQGQFEIAVPSPNAILVFSLVGYKEYEISPHQQTVLNIQLEPSINNLDEVVVVGYGTQNKRLISGSVSNLKEEEFNKGVNRNAVDLLRGKIPGLSITSGSGDVSKGETIRLRGTSSLTGSSSPFVVIDGVPGMNINSVAPQDIESISVLKDASAAAIYGSRSAGGVILITTKKGKANNPIINYEGYAGVDKVSNKPKMLSADGWRTYVKENNLNVSGLDKGANTDWFDEILRTGVSQNHSLSVSGGNDNSVYRGSMNYLDRQGLAIGNDLKLLNGRLAFTQKAMDNKLEISLIGGITQRDYSPTNDRNFVLAYNMLPVYPVKNDDGTWFDSRGYDEGNPVRNLTYNSIDNKESRYFLNAQGKINILSNLIGRVNVLRERGTNDYGAYNHSETESGRDDGGFASRQSWTNDRTLLETTLEYSLKSESLHNLSVLGGYSYEDNHYQNAGAQSRQFVTDFFEYNNLSAGEVLRAGDVWSGANMNKLISFFGRANYSYDERYVLSATLRRDGSSKFGKNHKWGLFPSVSAAWNILREPFVKQELFDDLKLRAGYGVIGNQDGLNPYQTLELYAASGRYYDNGSWYQAYQIGQNANPDLKWEETAMFNVGIDFSMLKGRLSGTVEYYNKNTNDLLYMYQVPVPPFLYPSMIANVGSMSNRGVEVLLNGTPISKENFKWNVSVNFARNKNEVTKLSNANFSTSSIKLGSAAVRGAAHTTTHILEEGREVGTFFGWKSLGLDADGKYIFDDMIDGKAGLTDDDRTYIGSAQPKFTYGINNSFNYRNLDFSFFLRGVYGNDVLNFSRMAYATTLWLPGGNVLEEALTNGLKDNPKYSSFNIEKGSFLRLDNATIGYSFPANSIKYVKGLRLYVNGQNLFLITNYKGMDPEVDMGGLAPGMEGRNYYPKARTVSFGLNLTL